From Enterococcus wangshanyuanii, the proteins below share one genomic window:
- the fumC gene encoding class II fumarate hydratase, producing MSYRIENDSMGEIQVPNTALWGAQTQRSRQNFNIGAEKMPLPLIKALAIVKKHAAKANEATGKLDTAISQAIQQSADHIIAGAVDEHFPLSLWQTGSGTQTNMNVNEVIAHLCEKEGIHVHPNDHVNMSQSSNDVFPTAIHIAATVLIQRELFPVLEQVIDTLNRLETANADVIKIGRTHLQDATPITFAQEVSGWRSSFEHTKQMIELSLTELKQLAIGGTAVGTGLNASKEYVDFFIASLNEETQSQFSANSNKFHALANKDAVVFTSGALKALATNAMKMANDIRWMASGPRSGLGEITIPANEPGSSIMPGKVNPTQAEALTMIAIQVMGNDTTIGIGASQGNFELNVYMPVLAYNLIQSIELLTDGLRSFNEHCLSGIQANQEKMNQYVEQSLMLVTALNPYIGYDNGAKIAKKAFAENVTLKQAALSTGLVTETEYDQWVRPEHMLGNNF from the coding sequence ATGAGCTATCGGATCGAAAACGATTCTATGGGAGAAATCCAAGTGCCGAACACAGCACTTTGGGGCGCACAAACACAACGCAGCCGTCAAAATTTTAATATCGGGGCTGAAAAAATGCCTCTGCCCCTGATCAAGGCGTTAGCTATAGTTAAAAAACATGCGGCGAAAGCCAACGAAGCTACCGGTAAGCTTGATACAGCAATTAGTCAGGCTATCCAGCAGTCAGCAGATCATATCATTGCTGGGGCAGTTGATGAACATTTTCCATTGTCGCTTTGGCAAACGGGAAGCGGAACGCAGACAAATATGAATGTGAACGAAGTGATCGCTCATTTGTGTGAGAAAGAAGGTATCCACGTTCATCCAAATGATCATGTGAATATGTCTCAAAGTTCCAATGATGTGTTTCCGACAGCGATCCATATTGCTGCAACTGTGCTGATCCAAAGAGAACTGTTTCCTGTGTTAGAACAGGTGATAGATACATTGAACAGATTAGAAACAGCAAATGCTGATGTCATTAAAATCGGCCGTACTCATTTACAGGATGCAACCCCGATCACATTTGCGCAAGAGGTAAGTGGCTGGCGTTCTAGTTTTGAGCATACCAAACAAATGATCGAGCTAAGTTTGACTGAGTTGAAGCAATTAGCCATCGGTGGAACAGCAGTTGGCACTGGGTTGAATGCTTCAAAGGAATATGTCGATTTTTTTATTGCAAGCCTAAATGAAGAGACACAGAGTCAGTTTTCAGCTAACTCAAATAAATTCCATGCGCTTGCAAACAAGGATGCTGTAGTATTCACCTCTGGCGCATTAAAGGCATTAGCAACAAATGCTATGAAAATGGCAAATGATATCCGCTGGATGGCGAGTGGTCCGAGAAGTGGACTGGGAGAAATCACGATTCCGGCAAATGAGCCAGGCAGTTCGATCATGCCGGGAAAAGTCAACCCAACACAAGCCGAAGCATTGACTATGATCGCCATTCAGGTGATGGGAAATGATACAACGATCGGTATTGGCGCATCACAGGGAAATTTTGAATTGAATGTATACATGCCGGTATTAGCGTATAATTTGATTCAAAGCATTGAGCTTTTAACGGATGGCTTACGTTCATTCAATGAGCATTGCTTAAGTGGGATTCAGGCAAATCAGGAAAAGATGAATCAATATGTCGAACAGTCACTGATGTTAGTCACTGCATTGAATCCGTATATTGGCTATGATAATGGTGCTAAGATTGCTAAAAAGGCTTTTGCAGAAAATGTCACGCTAAAACAAGCGGCACTATCGACAGGTTTGGTGACAGAAACAGAATATGATCAGTGGGTAAGGCCGGAACATATGTTGGGAAATAACTTCTAA